The proteins below are encoded in one region of Daphnia magna isolate NIES unplaced genomic scaffold, ASM2063170v1.1 Dm_contigs231, whole genome shotgun sequence:
- the LOC116936178 gene encoding uncharacterized protein LOC116936178 produces MCLNCLNTNHQVNDCRSKKFCRVCKAKHHSSLHGAKSLLVISNFTISSSAKQTQEPTSVLSASTLVVPTEYSVLKTAITSVLTPKGNSKTNIIVDEGSQRSLMTRKLARRVKIKSSSQEFLLLSGSTGLSNKPSVYEVVEFTLMDKKDKPIYIKAIVVDQVAKPLEDKHSERINSLPHLKKLDLAHPTIKNDIFNIELLIGADFYWSIVEDEKPIRGDGPIAVRSRIGYLVSGPLPGTAHESPNPVISLHVTAIEELDVSCFWSLESLGIHPQKENSEEAAEYARENIKYQDGKYVAKFPWKKEHPDLPPNFKMVQNMTRAIVRRLTKDPALFQFFGKLIEDQLENQFIEKVPESETTKPCHYIPFHYVKKNSVTTPIRIVYNCSCRARNGVSFNDCVQTGAILQNDQVGIMLRFRSHQIGLVADVEKAFHHIGLDENDRDFLRWFWLKDPSDPESELIAYRFKVIPFGAKSSPFILNSTVIHHLKQESSAVARNMQNNIFVDNIVSGCKTQEEAIEYYSSANTIMKRAGLPLQAWGFSDPVVEEKIKKDGRLDQSSISKTLGFIWDRSNDRLSIQPVNMLSFCSVSATHKDILRGTHSLYDPLGFYSPLSVKGKILLQDLNREKVPLEQKLSDQQLDRWRMIAADISSAVDQRIMSVSRPFFPFHLDRCELHIFGDASRRAYGAVAYLVQNNQVSFVMAKSKINPKKEESIEGERELSIPEAELMAAYIGTLVAETIVAALEPLGIRIQVFFWSDSQIVLFWISKPENHPRSFITNRVKKIRESTRLKAATWKYVTTDQNPADILSRGASLKEFKASDIWKKGPIWLTDRKNWPVWSVTYFKSCQTLHMAQAKPVTRQNDILSVIDPSKYKWSILLRVTALIQRLYKNLKLKDHSRLSWNREPLTSLELADAEKIWFRVFQRMHLPEELRYLQSKKRCWRPALVSQLDLFLDPQGVIRCGGRYANANMTEAAKHPLLIPKNSQLAKLIITSVHERIFHLRIDQTITHLQQRYWIPAYRQQVAAVVHNCVKCRRVSGPAYSLPDPAPLPTARVQDSYPFSTMGLDYTGVINIRIKGTKEVAQAYILLMTCGFSRALHLEVVQDMSTESFLKAFRRYTGHHRLPRLIISDNASTFITASGYLTKLFNDHQVTRFLSDRNIQWKFIPKRAPWYGGFWERLVAMPKNVLTKMVGLNKLTLEELQTVV; encoded by the coding sequence ATGTGTCTCAATTGCCTGAACACCAATCATCAAGTCAACGATTGTCGATCAAAGAAATTTTGTCGTGTGTGCAAAGCTAAACATCACTCAAGTCTTCATGGAGCAAAATCCTTACTGGTTATCTCAAATTTCACCATTTCGTCAAGCGCCAAGCAAACTCAAGAACCAACATCAGTTCTATCAGCCAGTACGTTGGTGGTACCCACTGAGTACAGCGTTTTAAAAACAGCCATCACGTCAGTGTTAACCCCCAAAGGAAATAGCAAAACAAACATCATAGTCGACGAAGGATCTCAAAGGTCACTGATGACACGAAAATTAGCGAGAAGAGTAAAAATCAAGAGCTCCAGTCAGGAATTTCTGTTGCTGTCTGGCTCTACTGGACTTTCAAATAAACCAAGTGTCTATGAAGTAGTTGAATTTACATTGATGGACAAAAAAGACAAGCCCATCTATATCAAAGCTATCGTCGTTGACCAAGTGGCAAAACCCTTAGAAGACAAACACAGTGAACGAATCAACTCTCTTCCACATCTAAAAAAACTGGATCTCGCTCATCCAACTATCAAGAATGACATTTTCAACATCGAATTACTGATTGGTGCAGATTTTTATTGGTCCATTGTCGAAGACGAGAAGCCCATTCGGGGTGACGGACCAATTGCTGTACGGTCAAGAATCGGATATCTTGTTTCCGGACCATTACCAGGAACGGCCCACGAAAGTCCGAACCCAGTGATTTCTCTTCACGTAACTGCCATAGAAGAACTCGACGTCTCCTGTTTCTGGAGTCTagaatctcttggaattcatcCGCAAAAGGAAAATAGTGAAGAAGCGGCGGAGTACGCAAGAGAAAACATCAAGTATCAAGACGGAAAATACGTCGCAAAATTTCCCTGGAAAAAGGAACATCCAGATCTCCCTCCAAACTTCAAGATGGTCCAGAACATGACACGGGCAATTGTTAGGCGTCTAACAAAAGACCCAGCTCTATTTCAGTTTTTTGGCAAACTTATTGAAGACCAGTTAGAAAACCAATTCATTGAAAAGGTTCCAGAGTCCGAAACGACTAAGCCATGCCACTACATTCCTTTTCACTATGTCAAGAAAAATTCCGTTACTACGCCGATTAGAATTGTATACAATTGTTCGTGTCGAGCTCGAAACGGAGTTAGTTTTAATGACTGTGTTCAAACGGGAGCTATTCTACAAAATGATCAAGTCGGTATCATGCTTCGTTTTCGCTCACATCAAATCGGATTAGTGGCTGATGTGGAAAAGGCGTTTCACCACATAGGCTTGGATGAAAATGACAGAGATTTTCTACGGTGGTTTTGGCTTAAGGACCCCAGTGACCCAGAGTCTGAACTCATCGCCTACCGTTTCAAAGTAATACCTTTCGGAGCCAAGTCGTCACCCTTTATTCTCAACTCCACCGTGATTCATCATCTAAAACAAGAGTCATCAGCAGTCGCCAGAAATatgcaaaacaacattttcgTTGACAATATAGTATCCGGCTGCAAGACACAAGAAGAGGCGATAGAATACTATAGCTCTGCAAACACGATCATGAAACGAGCTGGTCTGCCATTACAAGCATGGGGATTTAGCGATCCAGtcgtagaagaaaaaatcaagaaagatGGGCGTCTGGATCAAAGCTCTATTTCAAAAACTCTAGGCTTCATTTGGGATCGTTCTAACGACAGGTTAAGCATCCAACCAGTCAATATGTTGTCATTTTGTTCAGTCTCGGCCACACACAAAGATATTCTTCGCGGAACACATTCTCTTTATGACCCACTCGGGTTCTACAGCCCCTTAAGTGTTAAAGGCAAGATTCTACTTCAAGATTTAAATCGCGAAAAGGTTCCACTTGAGCAAAAACTTTCGGATCAACAACTCGATCGATGGCGAATGATTGCAGCTGATATCTCAAGTGCTGTGGATCAACGCATTATGTCCGTCTCTCGACCATTCTTTCCCTTTCATCTTGACCGTTGTGAGCTGCACATATTTGGTGACGCTAGTAGGCGTGCGTATGGAGCTGTGGCCTATCTAGTGCAAAATAACCAAGTTTCGTTCGTCATGGCGAAGTCTAAAATCAACccgaagaaagaagagagtaTAGAAGGTGAGAGAGAACTATCCATTCCAGAAGCGGAACTCATGGCAGCGTACATTGGAACCTTAGTCGCTGAAACTATCGTCGCCGCCCTGGAGCCCCTCGGCATTCGTattcaagttttcttttggaGTGACAGTCAGATCGTTCTTTTTTGGATATCAAAGCCGGAAAACCATCCACGTTCTTTCATTACAAACCGGGTCAAGAAAATACGAGAGTCAACACGATTGAAAGCAGCCACCTGGAAGTACGTGACTACTGATCAGAATCCAGCTGACATACTCTCCCGTGGTGCTTCATTAAAAGAGTTCAAAGCCTCAGACATTTGGAAAAAGGGACCAATTTGGTTAACGGATCGGAAAAATTGGCCAGTATGGTCGGTTACCTACTTTAAGTCTTGTCAAACTCTACACATGGCGCAAGCTAAGCCTGTAACACGACAAAATGACATTCTATCAGTGATTGACCCGTCCAAGTATAAATGGTCTATCCTCTTGCGAGTGACGGCGTTAATTCAACGTTTGTATAAAAACCTCAAACTAAAAGATCATTCGAGACTGTCATGGAATCGCGAACCTCTTACTTCACTAGAACTAGCAGACGCGGAAAAGATATGGTTTCGCGTATTTCAACGTATGCACCTACCTGAAGAGTTACGCTACTTACAATCGAAGAAAAGATGTTGGCGCCCAGCTCTTGTGTCTCAACTGGACCTCTTTCTCGATCCACAAGGAGTGATACGATGCGGAGGACGTTACGCCAACGCCAACATGACTGAAGCAGCCAAACATCCACTACTTATCCCCAAAAACTCCCAACTAGCCAAGTTGATCATCACATCAGTCCACGAAAGGATCTTTCATCTTAGAATCGACCAAACTATTACTCACCTACAACAACGCTATTGGATCCCAGCCTACCGACAACAAGTAGCAGCAGTCGTTCACAATTGTGTGAAATGTCGACGTGTATCCGGACCAGCCTATAGTTTACCTGATCCCGCTCCATTACCTACCGCCCGAGTTCAAGATTCATATCCTTTCTCAACCATGGGACTGGATTACACAGGAGTTATCAACATCCGAATCAAAGGAACAAAGGAGGTAGCTCAAGCATACATCCTTTTGATGACATGTGGTTTTTCGAGAGCTCTACATCTTGAAGTAGTACAAGACATGTCGACCGAATCATTTCTAAAAGCCTTTCGTCGCTATACTGGCCACCATCGACTTCCGCGCCTTATCATTTCAGATAACGCGTCAACTTTCATCACTGCAAGTGGCTACCTAACCAAACTCTTTAACGACCATCAAGTAACAAGATTTCTGAGCGACCGCAACATTCAGTGGAAATTTATTCCAAAGAGAGCCCCGTGGTACGGAGGCTTTTGGGAAAGGTTGGTTGCAATGCCAAAAAATGTACTGACTAAAATGGTGGGCCTAAACAAGCTAACACTAGAAGAACTTCAGACGGTAGTTTGA
- the LOC123467787 gene encoding cuticle protein 3-like: MKLFFVAAFLAVAATVPSSYKPEYKAPSYPAQATRHQTMPSLTTQPVKSLWSRRRCKGVTYDSYGKESYGQKFTLTWTADEAGFQPKGDHLPVAPVHEYELPVAPVHEYELPVAPALPYSRTGPGY; this comes from the exons ATGAAGCTG TTCTTCGTCGCCGcattcttggctgttgctgccaCCGTACCAtccagctacaagccggaatacaaagctcccAGCTATCCTGCCCAAGCTACACggcaccaaa CTatgcccagtctgactacacAACCCGTGAAGAGTCTCTGGTCcagaagaagatgcaaggGAGTCACCTACGACTCTTACGGcaaagaatcgtacg gccagaaattcactttgacctggaCTGCTGACGaagctggattccagcccaaaggtgatcacttgcccgtcgctccTGTCCATGAATACGAGCTCCCAGTTGCTCCAGTCCACGAGTACGAACTCCCAGTCGCCCCTGCCCTCCCTTATTCGCGCACTGGACCCGGTTACTAA
- the LOC123467783 gene encoding pupal cuticle protein Edg-78E-like: MQGVTYDSYGKESYGEVLGNTNKGSSYWVSPEGQKFTLTWAADEAGFQPKGDHLPVAPVHEYELPVAPVHDYELPVAPALPYTRTGLGY; the protein is encoded by the coding sequence ATGCAAGGAGTCACCTATGACTCTTACGGcaaagaatcgtacggtgaagtcctaggcaacaccaacaagggatcctcttactgggtttcccctgaaggccagaaattcactttgacctgggccgctgatgaagctggattccagcccaaaggtgatcacttgcccgtcgcacccgtccacgaatacgaaCTCCCAGTTGCTCCTGTCCACGATTACGAACTTCCAGTTGCCCCTGCTCTCCCTTATACGCGCACTGGACTCGGTTATTAA
- the LOC116936196 gene encoding uncharacterized protein LOC116936196 — protein sequence MRCLVDIEWLLIRRLSQRSVFLAILGLAVIVLCVHVLPDDWHHQFRGKPFRDGYTGPFRSVCSRNADRRGPHQKVIGYSLYGNLSSPIFASKYLRYFNETLSKVPLAYPGWVVRIYHNLTMDDDEGWKVLENTIDFGDHIDLCNATELIKKLNLADLFAMTWRWLPLLDEMVDILMSRDSDTAVIPREEDAVREWLASDRAFHIMRDHPHHCVTFVGCCWGVKISQNRSAIVDTAQKMFHQNHRHTYGYDQQLLNTLFWPIAPASMIAHDSYCCEKFPNSQPYPTERRDGLFVGRPVYTEAILKAPCPKKCRPANTTSEWTVC from the exons aTGAGATGCTTGGTCGACATTGAATGGCTCCTCATTCGACGTCTTTCTCAACGCTCCGTTTTCTTGGCAATTCTGGGGCTGGCCGTGATAGTTCTGTGTGTCCACGTACTACCGGATGATTGGCATCACCAGTTTAGAGGGAAACCTTTTCGTGATGGCTATACGGGCCCATTCAGGTCAGTTTGCAGTCGCAATGCTGATCGGAGAGGTCCTCATCAAAAAGTCATTGGCTATTCACTTTATGGCAACTTATCATCGCCAATTTTTGCCAGCAAATATTTAAGATATTTTAACGAGACACTTAGTAAAGTTCCTTTGGCCTATCCAG GCTGGGTTGTGAGAATTTATCACAATTTAACAATGGACGATGATGAAGGATGGAAAGTCCTTGAGAACACCATAGATTTCGGAGACCATATTGATTTATGCAATGCAACTGAGCTAATCAAGAAACTCAATTTGGCCGACTTGTTTGCCATGACCTGGCGCTGG CTGCCGTTGCTGGATGAAATGGTGGACATTTTAATGTCTCGTGACTCAGACACTGCGGTAATACCTCGTGAAGAGGACGCCGTTCGTGAATGGCTGGCAAGCGACCGAGCTTTTCACATCATGAGAGACCACCCTCACCACTGCGTAACCTTCGTTGGAT GTTGCTGGGGAGTGAAAATCAGCCAAAATCGTTCGGCAATTGTTGACACAGCGCAAAAAATGTTCCATCAAAATCATCGGCATACCTACGGCTATGACCAACAATTACTTAATACACTCTTTTGGCCGATAGCTCCAGCTAGCATG ATAGCGCACGATAGCTATTGCTGTGAAAAATTCCCGAATAGTCAGCCGTATCCGACGGAGAGAAGAGATGGCTTATTCGTAGGCAGGCCAGTGTATACAGAAGCAATACTGAAAGCTCCATGTCCAAAAAAATGTCGCCCAGCAAATACCACGTCCGAATGGACCGTTTGCTGA